From a single Candidatus Poribacteria bacterium genomic region:
- the priA gene encoding primosomal protein N' codes for MRYANIAFPLSVDQVFTYGVPPQLDAVLQPGTRVLAPFRGTRQEGVVVERLNETDLAPGIIKNISTCLEKTPTFSTELLALTKWMAEYYVCSWGLALFCAVPAAVRTQKEQKVQLLPDAPTPRGKVQKQLVALLAAEGELSLNQLARRMGISYQKLRPKITVLQEKGIVSLDVTHKPKANTQLTSVATLALPSTDIEAEIDRLKGEADGSENPAGSRPGNRRHIAAAKHAEILRHLLDAGAPLATADLTKRVNSSISLLRTLERRGFLDITRAQAVRNPLSSEPIATTQPLHLNSAQSIAFTELQNILTSDTAGGVCNPDVPHAPAVERAPTFLLHGVTGSGKTEVYMQAMTEVLSNGKSVIALVPEISLTPQAASRFVGRFGERVALLHSRLSDGERYDQWHRIRNGDADIVIGPRSAVFAPVKELGMLIIDEEHSDSYKSDIVPRYHARDVARKRGELANCPVILGSATPSLESFHRAKNGRYRLLSLPDRVLNRKMPDVHIADMRTELKKGNRTIFSDVLRNSIEERLERQEQIILFLNRRGHSTYVFCRTCGYVERCENCSISLTFHFETKRLVCHHCGNKRPTHPSCPQCGSPAIRYFGLGTEAVEQEVRKAFPEARVKRFDADSTTRKNAHQQILETFEQQQIDILIGTQMVSKGLDFPNVTLVGVIAADTSLNLPDFRASEQTFSLLTQVAGRSGRADLEGKVIIQTYMPEHYCISAAQKHDYLGFYAQEVEARGALQYPPFSHVGTLLLRGKDEKQIEEAAHAVEAHLQTWLTDQASTAQADETEGDVGGSEVEILGPAPAPLSKIEGKFRWHFLLRSNSVESISQLLKHLTDEPPVAIKSNAIEFVIDIDPTSIL; via the coding sequence ATGCGTTACGCGAATATTGCTTTTCCGCTATCGGTCGATCAAGTCTTCACCTACGGTGTGCCGCCGCAGCTGGATGCGGTTTTACAGCCCGGCACTCGTGTGTTAGCACCTTTCCGGGGGACACGTCAAGAAGGCGTTGTCGTTGAACGCCTCAATGAAACCGATCTCGCCCCCGGCATCATCAAGAATATTTCCACCTGTCTTGAGAAAACCCCAACCTTCTCCACTGAACTGCTTGCCCTTACCAAATGGATGGCGGAATATTACGTCTGCTCATGGGGTCTCGCGCTCTTTTGTGCCGTGCCCGCTGCGGTGCGAACACAGAAAGAACAGAAGGTGCAACTCTTACCGGACGCACCCACACCCCGGGGAAAGGTGCAAAAGCAACTCGTCGCACTTCTGGCAGCAGAGGGTGAGCTATCTCTGAATCAACTTGCCCGACGTATGGGAATTAGTTACCAAAAACTACGTCCGAAGATTACCGTGCTACAAGAAAAGGGTATCGTCAGCCTTGACGTGACCCACAAGCCGAAAGCCAACACGCAGTTAACCTCTGTAGCAACTTTAGCCTTACCGTCTACTGATATTGAAGCGGAAATTGATCGACTCAAGGGTGAGGCAGACGGTTCCGAGAATCCTGCGGGCTCGCGACCCGGTAACCGTCGGCACATTGCCGCTGCGAAGCATGCTGAAATCCTGCGACACCTGCTTGATGCAGGTGCCCCATTGGCGACAGCCGACCTAACCAAACGCGTGAATTCCAGTATCTCTCTGCTCCGCACGCTTGAAAGACGTGGCTTTCTTGACATCACACGTGCACAAGCCGTTCGTAATCCTTTGAGTTCTGAACCGATCGCCACAACACAGCCCCTTCACCTGAATTCTGCCCAATCCATAGCGTTCACAGAACTTCAAAATATACTCACATCAGATACTGCGGGAGGGGTTTGTAACCCCGATGTCCCTCACGCCCCTGCTGTTGAACGCGCGCCCACCTTTCTGCTCCACGGTGTAACGGGAAGCGGGAAGACCGAAGTCTACATGCAAGCGATGACAGAAGTCCTTAGCAACGGGAAATCCGTCATCGCATTAGTCCCGGAAATATCGCTCACACCGCAGGCTGCCTCCCGATTTGTTGGGCGATTCGGGGAACGGGTCGCACTGCTGCACAGTCGGTTGAGCGATGGGGAACGCTATGATCAGTGGCACCGTATCCGAAACGGAGACGCCGACATTGTGATTGGACCGCGTTCCGCTGTCTTTGCCCCAGTGAAAGAACTGGGTATGCTGATTATAGACGAAGAACATTCGGACTCCTATAAGTCGGATATCGTTCCGCGTTACCATGCACGAGATGTCGCGCGGAAGCGGGGTGAACTCGCTAACTGTCCCGTCATCCTCGGGAGTGCGACCCCGTCCCTTGAGAGTTTTCACCGTGCGAAAAATGGGCGGTATCGGCTCCTCAGTCTGCCAGACCGTGTTCTTAATAGAAAAATGCCTGATGTTCACATCGCTGATATGCGGACTGAATTGAAAAAGGGCAACAGGACTATCTTTTCAGATGTCCTCCGAAATTCGATTGAAGAACGCTTGGAAAGGCAAGAGCAAATTATCCTGTTTCTCAACAGGCGTGGGCATTCCACTTATGTTTTCTGCCGAACGTGTGGGTATGTTGAACGCTGTGAGAATTGCTCTATCTCATTGACCTTTCACTTTGAGACGAAACGTCTCGTTTGTCACCATTGTGGCAATAAGCGTCCGACGCATCCGAGCTGCCCACAGTGTGGCAGCCCTGCCATTCGCTATTTTGGGTTGGGGACAGAGGCTGTTGAGCAAGAGGTGCGGAAAGCGTTCCCAGAGGCACGTGTGAAACGGTTTGATGCTGATTCAACGACACGGAAAAACGCGCATCAGCAGATTTTGGAGACATTTGAGCAGCAGCAGATCGATATCCTCATAGGCACACAGATGGTATCAAAGGGGTTAGACTTCCCGAATGTAACACTTGTTGGTGTCATCGCCGCGGATACCAGTTTGAATCTACCCGACTTTCGAGCGAGTGAGCAGACGTTTAGCCTGTTGACACAAGTCGCTGGACGTTCCGGACGTGCCGACCTTGAAGGGAAGGTCATCATTCAGACCTATATGCCTGAACACTACTGTATTTCCGCGGCACAAAAGCACGACTACCTCGGTTTCTACGCGCAGGAGGTCGAAGCACGCGGTGCTTTACAGTATCCACCTTTCTCACATGTCGGGACACTTCTGCTCCGCGGCAAGGACGAAAAACAGATTGAAGAGGCTGCGCACGCTGTCGAGGCGCACCTTCAGACATGGTTGACAGATCAAGCATCTACTGCTCAGGCAGATGAAACAGAAGGCGATGTTGGCGGGTCAGAAGTGGAAATTCTCGGACCCGCGCCAGCCCCCCTCTCGAAAATCGAAGGGAAATTTCGGTGGCATTTTTTACTTCGAAGTAACTCCGTTGAAAGCATCAGTCAACTCCTTAAGCACTTAACCGACGAGCCGCCTGTCGCTATTAAATCGAATGCTATTGAATTCGTGATTGACATTGATCCCACGAGTATCCTTTAG
- a CDS encoding uracil-DNA glycosylase produces MDRDSLRKEYVDLIASVREYVEEQLQLGFIESEINEPERESPYANLDLPTLATDAADCTKCGLHETRHSVVFGVGNPEADLMFIGEAPGADEDEQGEPFVGRAGQLLTRIIEDGMQLKREDVYIANVLKCRPPGNRNPAPDEVETCSPYLVRQIELIQPKVIMALGSFAAQMLLDTKTGITRLRGEFHPCEVPGLRVLPHRKPPVIMPTYHPAYLLRNPKGKADVWEDVKKVLAFLEEG; encoded by the coding sequence ATGGATAGAGACAGCCTCAGAAAAGAATATGTAGATCTTATTGCAAGTGTGAGGGAATACGTGGAAGAACAACTTCAACTCGGTTTTATAGAATCAGAAATAAACGAGCCAGAGCGGGAATCCCCGTATGCGAACCTCGATCTCCCTACGCTGGCGACTGATGCCGCAGATTGCACCAAATGTGGGTTGCACGAGACACGGCACAGTGTCGTTTTTGGTGTTGGCAACCCGGAAGCCGACCTTATGTTCATCGGTGAAGCCCCCGGTGCTGATGAAGATGAACAGGGAGAACCTTTTGTCGGCAGAGCCGGTCAGTTGTTGACGCGCATTATTGAGGATGGTATGCAACTTAAGCGTGAGGATGTCTATATCGCGAATGTGCTTAAGTGTCGTCCCCCCGGTAACAGGAATCCTGCCCCCGATGAGGTCGAAACTTGTAGTCCCTATTTAGTGCGTCAGATAGAACTCATTCAACCGAAAGTGATTATGGCACTCGGAAGTTTTGCGGCACAGATGTTGCTGGATACCAAAACCGGTATTACAAGACTTCGAGGGGAATTCCATCCGTGTGAGGTGCCAGGACTCCGCGTCCTTCCACATAGGAAACCGCCAGTCATCATGCCGACGTATCACCCGGCATATCTGCTCAGAAACCCGAAGGGTAAAGCTGACGTATGGGAAGATGTCAAAAAGGTGCTTGCTTTTTTGGAAGAGGGATAA
- a CDS encoding PDZ domain-containing protein, translating to MEFLIDLIGSIIPYIKTAFLAIIPLGFIIFIHELGHFYVAKRCGIKVNTFSLGFGPKLIGFQRDETDYRISLLPFGGYVQMEGESPTEQTGAPGEFASASIGSRAFVVAAGPAVNLLFGVLVYWLVFATGINTDSARLIGGLTGLPLGEKEVIQLGWVADDGPGAIGGLMPGDTIISVNGDPISHWAMFQTRIFTSANRPLDIVVEREGERKILSVIPDAEPSVRGDIGIIRVSSRSETIISHVEEGSPAAEAGIQVGDQIESINGQKLHNVPYFGYGVWHASEDWRNRKYQSLYQSINENPEALTLGIRRDDASLTIEVPVRWRVKASIQEDSIAQNSGIQDGDVLAMLNGTLVDNATLYSELKAMATSESIEVGLMRDGNLKKVRLATEIQNSETNPDGALFGLAWQTSLSGMEFAAKTAPLPDYDVFTSLGKGVEATWLTFTTVGRTLQQLVGGEVSPKHLSGPIGIANATSRMFDRVGLSSALFFIGFISINLCIVNLLPIPIADGGQLLFFTVEKIRGRPMPRRAQEIVQQVCIVLLIALFLYITWFDGISLIDDLRN from the coding sequence ATGGAATTCTTGATTGACCTGATTGGCTCCATAATTCCCTACATAAAAACGGCATTTCTCGCGATTATTCCGCTCGGGTTCATTATTTTCATTCATGAACTCGGTCATTTTTATGTCGCGAAACGGTGTGGTATTAAGGTAAACACCTTTTCACTCGGTTTCGGTCCGAAACTCATCGGATTTCAGCGGGATGAAACAGACTATAGAATCTCGCTCTTGCCATTTGGCGGCTACGTTCAGATGGAAGGAGAGAGTCCAACCGAACAAACCGGGGCGCCGGGTGAATTTGCGAGTGCCTCAATCGGCAGCCGCGCTTTCGTCGTCGCCGCGGGTCCCGCAGTTAACTTATTGTTTGGTGTATTGGTATACTGGCTCGTCTTTGCTACTGGGATTAACACGGATTCCGCTCGGTTGATTGGTGGATTAACTGGTTTACCCCTCGGTGAAAAAGAGGTGATCCAGCTCGGTTGGGTCGCCGACGATGGACCCGGTGCGATCGGTGGACTCATGCCCGGCGATACCATTATTTCTGTCAATGGGGACCCGATTAGCCATTGGGCGATGTTCCAAACACGGATTTTCACCAGCGCAAATAGGCCACTGGATATCGTCGTAGAACGGGAGGGTGAACGGAAGATACTTTCTGTTATCCCCGATGCGGAGCCGAGTGTCAGAGGCGATATTGGTATCATTAGAGTGAGCAGTAGATCGGAAACGATCATCAGTCATGTCGAAGAAGGGAGTCCCGCGGCAGAAGCCGGGATCCAAGTCGGCGATCAGATTGAGAGCATCAACGGTCAGAAACTCCACAACGTTCCTTATTTTGGATACGGGGTCTGGCACGCCTCCGAAGATTGGCGTAATAGGAAATATCAGTCACTTTATCAAAGTATTAACGAAAATCCAGAAGCATTGACACTCGGTATCCGACGGGATGATGCGTCGCTTACGATCGAAGTGCCGGTCCGTTGGCGTGTGAAAGCGAGTATCCAAGAGGATAGTATCGCACAAAATTCGGGGATCCAAGATGGAGACGTCCTTGCGATGCTTAACGGCACATTAGTAGACAATGCAACGCTCTATTCAGAACTCAAAGCAATGGCAACCAGTGAATCCATCGAAGTCGGATTGATGCGAGACGGGAACCTGAAAAAGGTAAGACTTGCCACGGAGATACAAAATTCAGAGACGAATCCCGATGGAGCCCTCTTCGGATTGGCGTGGCAGACATCTCTCAGTGGCATGGAATTCGCTGCAAAAACGGCACCGTTGCCGGATTATGACGTTTTTACAAGCCTCGGAAAAGGTGTTGAGGCGACATGGTTGACCTTCACAACTGTCGGCAGAACCTTGCAACAGCTGGTAGGTGGAGAAGTATCACCGAAGCATCTCTCGGGGCCCATCGGTATCGCGAACGCCACAAGTCGTATGTTTGATCGGGTGGGGTTGAGTAGCGCGCTCTTTTTCATTGGCTTTATTAGTATCAATCTTTGCATCGTCAATCTGTTGCCGATTCCGATTGCTGACGGGGGACAGTTGCTGTTTTTCACTGTCGAGAAGATCCGTGGCAGACCTATGCCTCGGAGAGCACAAGAGATTGTTCAACAGGTTTGTATTGTTCTCCTGATTGCACTCTTCTTGTACATCACTTGGTTCGATGGTATATCCCTGATTGACGATTTGCGCAATTAG
- a CDS encoding 1-deoxy-D-xylulose-5-phosphate reductoisomerase encodes MKHIAILGSTGSVGKNTLSVVETHADEFKVVGLAANRDVDTLEQQIRRYRPALVALNEPAAAAQLSERIRDLNCTQVLGGTEGLQAVATMPQASQVLDGMGGTAGLLPTLAAINAGKDIAFVNKEVMVMAGPLVKAAVKKNDVNLIPLDSEMSAIFQCLEGARDQQTDIHRLLITASGGPFREVPKEALYSVTPQQALRHPNWKMGQKITIDSATMMNKGLEVIEAKWLFDMEISKIDVVIHPESIVHSMVEWTDGSTLAQLGPTDMRIMIQYALTYPRRLSAPVPRLDLMEARTLHFEPVDFEKFPCLSLAYTAAEIGGTLPVVLSSADEVVVAAFLEARIGFMDIPAILARVMDAHAVIADPTLSDILEVDRWAKTTVHSIIKNKKSMSQASY; translated from the coding sequence ATGAAACACATCGCCATACTTGGTAGCACGGGCTCTGTTGGGAAAAACACCCTCAGCGTTGTCGAAACGCATGCTGACGAATTTAAGGTAGTCGGTCTCGCAGCGAACCGAGATGTTGACACCCTTGAACAACAGATTCGACGGTATCGTCCGGCATTGGTGGCTTTAAATGAACCTGCAGCAGCGGCACAGCTCAGTGAACGGATCCGAGATCTCAACTGCACACAAGTCCTCGGCGGCACTGAGGGACTTCAAGCCGTCGCGACCATGCCGCAGGCATCCCAAGTTTTGGACGGGATGGGTGGAACGGCGGGTTTGTTGCCGACCTTAGCAGCAATTAACGCCGGTAAGGACATCGCCTTTGTCAATAAAGAGGTAATGGTGATGGCGGGACCTCTTGTTAAGGCAGCTGTGAAAAAAAACGATGTTAACTTAATACCGCTAGATAGTGAAATGAGTGCCATCTTCCAATGCTTAGAGGGGGCACGCGATCAACAGACAGATATCCACCGACTCCTGATTACCGCGTCAGGCGGTCCCTTCCGAGAAGTGCCCAAAGAAGCCCTCTATTCCGTCACGCCGCAGCAAGCACTCCGGCACCCGAATTGGAAGATGGGACAGAAAATTACAATCGACTCCGCGACGATGATGAACAAAGGGTTGGAGGTCATTGAAGCGAAATGGTTGTTTGACATGGAGATCTCAAAGATTGATGTCGTCATCCATCCAGAGAGTATTGTTCATTCTATGGTGGAATGGACAGACGGTTCCACGCTCGCACAACTGGGCCCCACAGATATGCGTATTATGATCCAATACGCTTTAACCTATCCGCGTAGGCTTTCGGCACCCGTGCCACGTTTGGATTTAATGGAAGCACGCACGCTACACTTTGAACCGGTTGACTTTGAGAAATTTCCATGCCTCTCGCTCGCGTATACCGCTGCAGAAATCGGTGGCACACTCCCTGTAGTGCTCAGTAGCGCAGATGAGGTGGTCGTGGCGGCTTTTCTTGAGGCACGCATCGGATTTATGGATATTCCTGCGATCCTTGCGCGTGTGATGGATGCACATGCGGTAATCGCTGATCCAACACTTTCGGATATCCTTGAGGTTGACCGATGGGCAAAAACAACAGTACATTCAATAATAAAAAATAAAAAAAGTATGTCACAAGCGAGTTACTAA
- a CDS encoding phosphatidate cytidylyltransferase: MFWRRALSVAVLAPLVLLIVYQGDWLYLILVSVVVVMMQVEYCRLAQHFTEKLNPVMPALLSGVFCLFAYFLPELTQTTAASTVIFSYFTFVFIYIFAESIFRAKVAGELLAVTLKLTGILTIGWALGYHLILLRNAEPIGRQLIFLLAGIIWCSDTGAYLVGRAFGKHKLGTPVSPRKTIEGTIGGLVVGTLTSFLLNAILLKGTLSWGHAIFIGLLLSVLGQLGDLSASLMKRTAGVKDSGQVIPGHGGFIDRCDSLIFSTPVLYYYLALTGHLG; the protein is encoded by the coding sequence ATGTTTTGGCGGCGAGCCTTGAGTGTGGCTGTGTTAGCACCGTTAGTCCTCCTAATTGTTTATCAGGGGGATTGGCTCTACCTGATACTTGTATCCGTCGTCGTGGTGATGATGCAAGTTGAGTACTGTCGTTTGGCACAGCACTTCACGGAAAAATTGAATCCGGTGATGCCTGCACTCTTGTCAGGTGTGTTCTGTTTGTTCGCGTATTTTTTGCCTGAACTTACACAGACGACCGCTGCCTCAACGGTCATCTTCAGTTACTTTACCTTCGTATTCATTTATATTTTCGCGGAGAGTATTTTTAGGGCGAAGGTCGCGGGTGAATTGCTTGCGGTTACACTGAAACTCACCGGCATTTTAACCATCGGTTGGGCATTAGGCTACCATCTCATCTTACTCCGAAATGCGGAACCGATCGGTAGACAACTGATCTTCCTATTGGCTGGCATCATTTGGTGTAGCGACACCGGCGCGTATCTCGTTGGCAGAGCGTTCGGTAAACACAAACTCGGCACGCCCGTCAGTCCACGAAAAACGATTGAAGGAACGATTGGCGGATTGGTGGTCGGCACTTTGACGAGTTTCTTACTGAATGCAATCCTGCTGAAAGGGACACTCTCTTGGGGGCACGCAATCTTCATTGGACTCCTCCTGAGTGTTTTGGGGCAACTGGGAGATCTCAGTGCCTCGCTGATGAAGCGAACCGCCGGTGTTAAGGATTCCGGACAGGTTATCCCCGGACATGGCGGATTTATTGATAGGTGCGATAGCCTTATTTTTAGTACACCTGTGCTTTACTACTATCTTGCATTGACAGGGCACTTAGGATAA
- a CDS encoding ribosome recycling factor, which produces MQQQILQQAESRMKKTVEATATKLSHVQTGRATPALLDQVSVTYYGSKSPLSQVGTITTPEPRLLVIQPWDKTLITEIEKAIAHSDLGLSTSNDGNIIRIQIPELTLERRTELTKVVRKLAEEGKVAIRNIRRDANDAVKKADGDTGGGGKSRGRGGDRKRGKASADPVQQLTDTYIDQINDLTEAKESELLET; this is translated from the coding sequence ATGCAACAGCAGATTCTTCAACAGGCGGAGTCCCGGATGAAGAAGACAGTCGAAGCAACAGCGACGAAATTGTCGCATGTACAGACAGGCCGAGCGACACCAGCACTCTTGGATCAGGTCAGCGTTACGTATTACGGTAGCAAAAGTCCATTGAGTCAAGTCGGCACGATTACTACGCCTGAACCGCGGCTGCTTGTCATTCAACCTTGGGACAAAACGCTAATTACAGAGATTGAGAAAGCCATCGCCCACTCAGATTTGGGACTCTCGACGAGCAATGACGGGAACATTATCCGAATCCAAATCCCCGAACTCACATTGGAGCGCAGGACGGAGCTAACGAAGGTCGTCCGTAAACTCGCCGAAGAAGGGAAGGTGGCAATTCGGAATATCCGACGCGATGCCAACGATGCCGTTAAAAAAGCCGATGGGGATACCGGTGGCGGCGGTAAAAGCAGAGGACGAGGCGGCGACAGGAAGCGCGGGAAAGCGAGTGCGGATCCGGTTCAGCAGCTGACGGATACGTACATCGACCAGATTAACGACTTGACGGAGGCGAAAGAGTCCGAATTATTAGAAACTTGA
- the tsf gene encoding translation elongation factor Ts: MAITAKLVSDLRSRTGAGIMDCKKALTETNGNIDEAIQKLREQGLKASELKGGRTTEEGLIVSYIHPGSRVGTLVELNCETDFVARTEQFQNLAKEIAMQVAAAKPKYVKPEDVPAKDLEAEKAILKAQAEQEGKPAHIAERIVEGRISKYYTETCLLQQPYIRDSDKTIESLVKDTIAQLGENIVVKRFVLYVLGQ, encoded by the coding sequence ATGGCAATTACAGCAAAGCTTGTTAGCGACCTCCGTTCGCGCACGGGGGCAGGGATTATGGACTGCAAAAAGGCGCTAACAGAAACGAACGGAAATATTGACGAAGCAATTCAGAAATTACGGGAGCAGGGACTGAAAGCGTCCGAACTTAAAGGCGGTAGAACGACAGAAGAAGGATTGATTGTTTCCTATATTCATCCCGGTAGCCGTGTCGGCACATTGGTCGAACTCAATTGCGAAACCGATTTCGTTGCCCGAACAGAGCAGTTCCAAAATTTGGCGAAAGAGATCGCGATGCAGGTCGCAGCCGCAAAACCGAAATATGTTAAACCGGAAGATGTTCCTGCCAAAGATCTTGAAGCAGAAAAAGCAATTCTGAAAGCACAAGCCGAGCAAGAAGGGAAACCTGCCCACATCGCTGAACGGATTGTTGAAGGACGAATCTCTAAATATTATACGGAGACCTGCCTCTTACAGCAGCCTTATATCCGAGATTCAGACAAGACCATTGAGAGTCTCGTAAAGGACACAATAGCCCAATTGGGTGAGAACATTGTCGTCAAACGTTTTGTACTCTACGTACTTGGACAGTGA
- the rpsB gene encoding 30S ribosomal protein S2, whose protein sequence is MKGLLECGVHFGHQTRRWNPKMAEYIFAERNGIYIIDLQKTLRMLETAAHFVEEIAAQGGGVLFVGTKRQSQEAVRSEAVRCGMYHVNHRWLGGMLTNFQTIRRSVNRLDQLDADETNGVFDQRPKKEVMRLRREKGKLDSNLSGVREMKKLPEAVVVTDTRKEHTAIAEANKLGIPIIAIVDTNCDPDPIDLPVPGNDDAIRSIRLICSVLADAVVNGKGDALEGAEVAAEAEQPQAAVAQVDAILAVEKHEEESVAILEEAQLSAEPEAIGDGEQRQTRAPRQRRRGRAPRRQSQ, encoded by the coding sequence ATGAAAGGACTCCTTGAATGTGGAGTTCACTTCGGACATCAAACCCGTCGTTGGAATCCGAAGATGGCAGAGTACATCTTCGCTGAACGAAACGGGATTTATATTATTGACTTGCAAAAGACGCTACGGATGCTCGAAACCGCCGCGCATTTCGTTGAAGAGATCGCCGCGCAAGGTGGCGGGGTATTATTTGTCGGCACGAAACGCCAATCCCAAGAAGCCGTGCGAAGCGAAGCCGTGCGATGTGGGATGTATCACGTAAATCACCGATGGCTCGGTGGTATGCTGACGAATTTCCAAACCATCCGTCGGAGTGTCAACAGGTTGGATCAACTGGATGCCGATGAAACGAATGGGGTTTTTGATCAGAGGCCGAAAAAAGAGGTCATGCGGTTGCGCCGTGAGAAAGGCAAACTCGACAGCAACCTGAGTGGTGTCAGAGAGATGAAAAAGCTCCCTGAAGCCGTGGTTGTTACGGATACACGGAAAGAGCATACAGCGATCGCAGAGGCAAACAAACTCGGTATCCCGATCATCGCTATCGTTGATACCAATTGTGACCCTGATCCGATTGATTTGCCGGTTCCGGGTAACGATGACGCTATCCGCTCAATTCGTCTCATCTGTTCTGTCTTAGCCGATGCCGTCGTTAATGGCAAGGGAGATGCGTTAGAAGGCGCAGAGGTCGCGGCGGAAGCAGAGCAGCCCCAAGCAGCTGTGGCGCAAGTAGATGCGATACTTGCAGTGGAAAAGCACGAGGAAGAAAGTGTCGCGATTCTCGAAGAAGCCCAACTGTCCGCAGAGCCAGAGGCGATTGGCGATGGGGAACAGCGTCAGACACGTGCACCGCGTCAACGACGGAGAGGAAGAGCCCCGCGGCGACAGTCTCAATAA